A segment of the Desulfitobacterium dehalogenans ATCC 51507 genome:
CTGACCTTAAAAGGAAATGCCCGCATCGACGGAAAAATCGAAGGACACATTGTCCTGAACGGAGACCTGATCATCGGTCCCAGTGCTGTCATCGATGCCAATATAAAGGCCAGCGCTATCAGCATCTCAGGAGAGGTCCGGGGAGATATCGTCGCTCAGGAGACCTTGGAACTTTGTTCCAGCGCCCGCATGAAAGGAAATATCTTCAGCAAGCAGCTTAAGATCGACCAAGGGGCCCAGTTTATTGGGACAAGCCGCCTCTTAGAGGATGCAAAGCAAATCACACATGCCGC
Coding sequences within it:
- a CDS encoding bactofilin family protein; the encoded protein is MWGKPESPKRSSSTFQASSSETTYIAADAEFNGKLTLKGNARIDGKIEGHIVLNGDLIIGPSAVIDANIKASAISISGEVRGDIVAQETLELCSSARMKGNIFSKQLKIDQGAQFIGTSRLLEDAKQITHAAEEASAAASPDKEAETDMDMDDILKPLDPLEEEQTESSSDNSSLSKNLAYGKSRSRRR